AACCACCAGAACTACATCTGGAAAAGAACCGCTCTAAAGTGTGCCTTCCGGTTCAACAGCGGAGGTAGAACGCGAGATCCGTGCAGTGATGAGATCGACCGGACGGAGAACGAATCCCGCAATGAACCGGGGCACGCGGCGAAAGTCGTCGAGCAGCGAATGGCCTTGGCCTGTGAGGAAACCGCCGTTGCGCATGACGTGCAAATGAAAGAGTGCAGAGAGCGCAGCGAAGAGGCTGACAGCCAGTGTAGTTCTGCCTGTGGCGACGGTATGGGTAAGGTGATGAATAAACCAATCCATTACCTGGGCCAGGCCGGGAACGCCCAGAACGACGATCAGGTTTCCAAGTAGCCGCGAACGAAGTCGGAGAGCATTTTGCTGCATGCCCGCATACACCCCGGCCGTGAGCGTCACATAACCTATCTCAACCACAACGACGGGCAGAGTGCTATGAAGTCCGGTGTGGGCCATTGCCGCAAGGTAGACCAGTGAGCGGGCGGTAGCGCTCATCAGAGCACATTTCCAGTTCCAGTACGCGAAGGCTTGCTTCAAAAGGGAAGAATCCTTTGGGAACATGCTTCCATGGTCGCCGATCAGCGAGAATCGAGCGTCAAGCTCCAGTTACAGCAACGTTGAGATTAGGCGCAAACTGTATTCAGGTAGATTCCCCCTGAGCTGTATCAATCCAGTAAGCCCTTGGCAACGAAAGAACGGCAGCGAAGAGGACAGCCCCAAACAGAAGACCGCACCGCCTTGCCCATCGCTCCACCGTGAACTAATCTAGAAACAGCTATGTATGAAGACTTCAAAGTAACCGACCGCTGGACCGGCGAAGAGCTCCGCTGCCTGTGGAAAGGCACCGTCGTCGCCATCGCCACGCGCCACGCCGATGCCACCGATATCCGCTTCTCCGTCAACGGCAAGCCTCTCTGGATCGCCATGCCCAACCTTGCCTGGGTGGAGCAGAAGCGCCGCAACGGCCATGTCATCACCGACTACCTCGCCGCTCAGGCCGCTGGCCGCTACCTCAAGCACGCCATCGAGTCCGGCTACGACAACGGCCGCGAGATGTACACCATGACGGTCGAAGAGGTCCTGACCCACGCCGACGCCGTCGTGCGCGAGGTTGGCCGCACCGACAACCTGCCCAGCCTTCCCGTCATCAACGAGAACATCCAGCCCGAGCTTGAGCTGGGACGTCTCCCCGGCGACAACCAAGGTCCCGTACAGATTCCACCCGACCATATGGTCCTGTAACGTCGATGGTCTGCCACTACCTCGTCAAAGGTCGCGTGCAGGGCGTTGGCTTTCGCTGGTTCGTCCAGCGCGAGGCCGCCGAGATCGGCCTCAAGGGCTGGGTTCGCAACACCGACGAGGGCCACGTCGAGATCGTCGCAGCCGGCGACCCCGAAGATTTAACGGAGTTGAAAGAGGCACTTCGTAAAGGTTCGCGCGGCAGCCGCGTCGATGCAGTCATCGAACACCAGCTCGACGAGAGCGAAGGCGCAAATCTCGGAGAGTTCAATATTGAAGGGGCCTGGTAAAAAAGGACTGAAAAGTCAGGTTTAAAAAATAAAGGAGTCTGGAAATTAACGATGTCCTATAACTGCGAACCACTGAAGTCGCTCGTCCGCACCGTTCCCGACTTTCCCAAGCCCGGAATCCTCTTCTACGACATCACCACGCTGCTGAAGGACAAGGCAGGCTTTGCCCAGCTCATCGACGCCTTCGCCGCCTACTACATCGGCAAAGAGATCGATCTGGTTCTCGGCATCGAGGCCCGCGGCTTCATCTTCGGTCCCGCGCTGGCCTACCGCCTCAATGCAGGCTTCGTCCCCGTACGCAAGCCCAACAAGCTGCCCGCAAAGGCCGCTCGCGTGACCTACGATCTCGAGTACGGCAGCGACTCGCTCGAGATTCACCTCGACGCTATCCAGCCCGGCCAGCGCGTCGTCATCGTCGATGACCTGCTCGCCACCGGAGGCACCATGCAGGCCACCGTCCAGCTCGTCCGCCAGCTCGGCGGAGAGATTGCAGGTCTTGGCTTTGCAGTCGAGCTCGACTTCCTCAAGGGGCGTGAGAAGTTTCAGGAGTACGACGTCCTCAGCCTCTTGCACTACGACGAATAACCTCAGGAGTTTCTCGATGAAGTCTCATGGATATGCCGCACACGATAAGAAGTCGCCACTGGTTCCCTTCAGCTTCGACCGCAGAGAGCCCGGCCCGAACGATGTCGTCGTAGAGATCGCCTACTGCGGCATCTGTCACTCCGACATTCACCAGGTCCGCGACGAGTGGAACCAGTCCATCTACCCGATGGTTCCCGGCCACGAGATCGTCGGCCATGTCACCGCGGTCGGCTCAGCAGTGAAGAAGTTCAAGAAGGGCGATCTTGCCGGAGTCGGCGTCATGGTCGACTCTTGCCGCATCTGCGAGAACTGTAAGGCCGAAGCACAGCCCTACTGCGTCAAGGGCATGGTGGGAACCTACAACGCGCGCGACTACAAGGGCGAGCTTACATTCGGCGGCTACTCGAATAACATCGTCGTCGATGAGAAGTACACCTTCACTCTGTCGCCAAAGATAGATCTGGCGGCGACAGCACCGCTGCTCTGCGCAGGCATCACGACCTACTCGCCACTACGCCACTGGGGCGCGGGCAAAGGCAAGAAGGTCGGCGTCGTCGGCCTCGGCGGTCTGGGACACATGGGCCTGAAGTTCGCCCACTCCTTCGGAGCGCACGTCGTTCAGTTCACGACATCCGAGAGCAAGATCGAAGACGCCAAGAAGCTAGGAGCCGATGAAGTTGTCATCAGCAAAGATGCCAACGCCATGGCAAAGCATGCAGGCAGCTTCGACTTCATCCTCGATTGCGTGGCAGCAGAGCACAATCTAAACGACTATCTCAACCTGCTGCGGCTTGACGGCACACTCTGCTCGGTCGGCCTGCCGGAGCAGCCGCTGTCCATTGCACCGTTCGCCATTCTCGCCAATCGCCGCTCGCTTTCAGGGTCGATGATCGGCGGCATGGCCGAGACGCAGGAGATGCTGGACTACTGTGCCGAGCACAATATCGTCTCCGATATCGAGCTGACCTCCATCCAGAAGCTGCCCGAAGTCTACGAGCGCGTCGTTAAAGGCGATGTGAAGTATCGCTTCGTCATCGACATGAAGACGCTGCCCGCGCAATAAGCGACTGTTCTAAAAATTAGTTGCAAGGCTACAAACGAATGGCCGTTTTCTCTTAGAGAAAACGGCCATTCAATCTTTCTTGTACCGCAGCAAACCTTATGCGCGGCTCATGTACGCGCCTTCAGCTGTATCCACGCGAATCTTTTCGCCTTCATTGATAAACGGAGGCACCTGCACCACAAGCCCTGTCTCCAGCTTGGCAGGCTTGGTGACAGAAGACGCCGTCGCCGACTTGATGCCTGGCTCCGTCTCCACCACGGTCATCTCGACCACCAGTGGAAGCTCGATGCCGACTGCCTTGCCATCGTGGAAGCTGACGGCAATGGTGAGGTTAGGCAGAAGATAATCGACTGCATCACCCAGCGTGTCGCGCTTCAGCATGGTCTGCTCGAAGCTCTCGTCCATGAAGTAGTAGTCATCGCCGTCGTTGTACAGGTACTCCATCTTCACCTCGTCGACGATGACGCGATCGATGGGATCAGGCGAGCGGAAGCGCTCGACGAACATCGCTCCGGTACGAACATTGCGCAGCTTGGCCTGAATGAAGGCGCGAAGGTTGCCCGGCGTGCGGTGCTCGACGGAGAAGACCAGATGAAGGTCGTCTTTGAACTTGATAATCATGCCCGGTCGCATCTGCGTGGCGGGAATCGACATAAGAAAAACCCCTGATTTCTATTGTTGTATTTGAAAGTGGCAGAGTGGACAAAGCATCGCTGCCGACTCGCCCACAACCCTTTAATTGTAGCTCAGTGGGCCGTCCGTCCGGCTCAACCGCGGCCAAACAGGCGCTTAAAGAAGTGGCCAATCCAGTGGCCCACATCCGAATGATGCTGCGGCGCCGGAGTCGGCGGTTCTGCCGCCACTGGCGACGCTGCCTGAACCGTCGCTGGAGCATTCGCCTCTGCTGGCTCGCTGGGAGGCTGCGGAGCAGATGAATTGTTTCCATTAGCGTCATAGTTCAACGTCGTATCGACCTGTGCGTGAACTACACCCTGCGGAGCCTGCGGGACGGAAGCAGCAGGTGCAAGGCCATTACTGATGGCAGCCGGAAAAGGATGCTGTGCCTCCACCACCTGCTTTGTGTTGCCGCCCTTGATCGCTGCGTCCGCCAGTGAGAGCCCGGGCGCTGGAGCAGGTGGACAGCCGCAGGGAGAGCTCTCGTTGTCCACCACTTCCTTCAGGCTGCCGTGCTCAAACAGCACGTGTTGGCCTGGGCGCAGGTTGTAGCTCGCTTCACCGAACGCATCAGAGCCAGTCAGGATCGGCGCGTTCGCACCGCGGTTCTCGACGCAGGTATCGCCGTTGCTGGTGACACGAAGCATGAGGTCGAGCGGCCCGTTGCTGGCGATGCCAAACCGCAGATCAGGCGTCATGATGACATCACTGGTCGTCGCTGCCATCTGCACTTCAATCGCGCCGCGATCGAGCGAAAGCATCAGCGGCGCTGGCCCTGTCGTGCTTTTGCCTGCGGTGATGTGCAAACCGCTGGTGGCGCATACGTGGATCGAGCCGCCGCGATTCAGCGTGACATCCGCAGTATGGTCTTTCGCGGTAACGGTGGTATTGGCTACAAGAACGGCGCGGCCATTGTTGACGGTAAGCTCGCCTGCCACAGTAGCGTCCTGCACAGCCACGTTGCCGATAGGCTGCTGGGCCTGTGCGGCTCCGCAAAGTACCGCGAACAAAAGGGCCAACTGGAGCTTCATCTTCACCACGCTACATCTTCAGGAAATTCTGGATGATCTCTTTGCCGTGCACGGTCAGCACGCTCTCGGGATGGAACTGCACCCCCTCAATCGGCAGCTCGCGATGACGCAATGCCATGATGGTTTCGCCATCGGCAGTCCTCGCGGAGACCTCAAGCTCTTCCGGAAAGCCATCCTGCGCGACGATCAGCGAGTGATAGCGTGTGCAGGTCATCGCCGACGGAATGCCCTTGAAGATGGTCTTGCCGTCGTGCTCAACCTCGCTGGTCTTGCCGTGCATCAGCTTCGGAGCGCGTACGACGTTGCCGCCGAAGGCCGCTCCAATGGCCTGATGGCCAAGGCAGACGCCCAGCAGCGGAACACGGTGCTTCGCCTTGGCAAAGTGCTGAATCAGCTCGATGCTGATGCCTGCATCCTGCGGCGTGCACGGCCCGGGCGAGATCAGGATGTGGTCCGGACGCAGCGCTTCAACCTCGGCCGGGGTCAG
This region of Edaphobacter dinghuensis genomic DNA includes:
- a CDS encoding acylphosphatase codes for the protein MVCHYLVKGRVQGVGFRWFVQREAAEIGLKGWVRNTDEGHVEIVAAGDPEDLTELKEALRKGSRGSRVDAVIEHQLDESEGANLGEFNIEGAW
- a CDS encoding adenine phosphoribosyltransferase gives rise to the protein MSYNCEPLKSLVRTVPDFPKPGILFYDITTLLKDKAGFAQLIDAFAAYYIGKEIDLVLGIEARGFIFGPALAYRLNAGFVPVRKPNKLPAKAARVTYDLEYGSDSLEIHLDAIQPGQRVVIVDDLLATGGTMQATVQLVRQLGGEIAGLGFAVELDFLKGREKFQEYDVLSLLHYDE
- a CDS encoding NAD(P)-dependent alcohol dehydrogenase; the encoded protein is MKSHGYAAHDKKSPLVPFSFDRREPGPNDVVVEIAYCGICHSDIHQVRDEWNQSIYPMVPGHEIVGHVTAVGSAVKKFKKGDLAGVGVMVDSCRICENCKAEAQPYCVKGMVGTYNARDYKGELTFGGYSNNIVVDEKYTFTLSPKIDLAATAPLLCAGITTYSPLRHWGAGKGKKVGVVGLGGLGHMGLKFAHSFGAHVVQFTTSESKIEDAKKLGADEVVISKDANAMAKHAGSFDFILDCVAAEHNLNDYLNLLRLDGTLCSVGLPEQPLSIAPFAILANRRSLSGSMIGGMAETQEMLDYCAEHNIVSDIELTSIQKLPEVYERVVKGDVKYRFVIDMKTLPAQ
- the efp gene encoding elongation factor P yields the protein MSIPATQMRPGMIIKFKDDLHLVFSVEHRTPGNLRAFIQAKLRNVRTGAMFVERFRSPDPIDRVIVDEVKMEYLYNDGDDYYFMDESFEQTMLKRDTLGDAVDYLLPNLTIAVSFHDGKAVGIELPLVVEMTVVETEPGIKSATASSVTKPAKLETGLVVQVPPFINEGEKIRVDTAEGAYMSRA
- a CDS encoding nuclease: MKLQLALLFAVLCGAAQAQQPIGNVAVQDATVAGELTVNNGRAVLVANTTVTAKDHTADVTLNRGGSIHVCATSGLHITAGKSTTGPAPLMLSLDRGAIEVQMAATTSDVIMTPDLRFGIASNGPLDLMLRVTSNGDTCVENRGANAPILTGSDAFGEASYNLRPGQHVLFEHGSLKEVVDNESSPCGCPPAPAPGLSLADAAIKGGNTKQVVEAQHPFPAAISNGLAPAASVPQAPQGVVHAQVDTTLNYDANGNNSSAPQPPSEPAEANAPATVQAASPVAAEPPTPAPQHHSDVGHWIGHFFKRLFGRG
- a CDS encoding anthranilate synthase component II, with the translated sequence MVFVLDNYDSFTYNLVQYMGELGAEMVIRRNDELTPAEVEALRPDHILISPGPCTPQDAGISIELIQHFAKAKHRVPLLGVCLGHQAIGAAFGGNVVRAPKLMHGKTSEVEHDGKTIFKGIPSAMTCTRYHSLIVAQDGFPEELEVSARTADGETIMALRHRELPIEGVQFHPESVLTVHGKEIIQNFLKM